The Paraburkholderia caffeinilytica genome segment GATGGATCGGCACATCGAACGGCTTGCACTGCGCCATCAAGCGCTCGACCAGCTCGCGCGCGGTGCACGAGGGAATCGCGGGAATGTCGTAGATCGGCTTGTCCGGATAGAGCTCGATGCACTGCCCGCCCACCTTGCCGAGCCCGTCGACGATCTGGCACGACAGGCCGATCACTCCTGCTTCGAAGGCGGCAAAGAGGCCCACGGGCCCGGCGCCGACAATCAGGACATCGGAACGAATCGGTTGCGGAAGCGGGTTTGTTGCGGGCGTCATTCGAAGTCTCATCGGGTAGGTCGATGATCCACCATACAGAATCGTCCGAAGCCCGGCAACGATGCCATTACAGGCGATAAGGACGCTTGGATTCAGCAGGCCCCGGAACACCGGCGCTCGACAGAGCCTTTATTGAATAGATTTAATTTATTGAACTATAAGAAAACAACATTATTTTTATAGACGACCGCTTCGTATAGTCGAGTCCAGTTCGAATGCGCCCATCGCTCGGCGCCCTCCTCTCCCGCTACTGGACCACGATGAAACTACTCAAGTTCGCCCCTCTCGCGATCGCCGGCGCGCTCTCCAGCGCCGCCCATGCGCAAAGCAGCGTGACGCTGTATGGCCTGATTTCGGCGGGCGTCGGCTATGCGACGAATCAAGGCGGCAAGAACGCGTGGCAGGCGCTCTCGGGGACCAACCAGAACCCGCGCTGGGGTTTGAAGGGCGTCGAAGATCTGGGCGGCGGCACGACCGCGATCTTCCAGCTGGAAAACGGCTTTAACGTAATGACCGGCACCGCGTCGCAAAATGGCCGCGAATTCGGCCGGCAGGCGTTTGTCGGGCTCGCCAGCAAAAAATTCGGTACGTTGACCTTCGGCCGTCAGTACGACACGGTGCACGACTACGTCGGCCCGGTGATCATCGCGAGCAACGGCGTCAACATCGGCGACAACGACAACGGCTATAACGACATCCGCGTGCAAAACGCGGTCAAGTACGTGACGCCCAACTATCGCGGCCTGAAGGCCACGGCCGAGTATGGTTTCAGCAACGCCACCGGTTTCGCCAACAACAACGCGTACAGTTTCGGCGCCGGCTACGAGAACGGCCCGCTGAAGTGGAGCGTGGTCTACGCGCAGTACAACAACCCGTTCAGCGCGACCAATCAGGACGGCGCGATTTCGAACGACTACGCCTCGTCGCTACTGATCTTCGCGAAGAGCGCGCTGCATCCGGCTGCGTATGCGAGCAAGCAGCGCATCTTCGGCACGGGTGGTTTCTATACGGTCGGCCCCGCGCAATTTGCAGCGCTCTTCACCGATGTCCGCTACGATTATCTCGACGGTTCGCATCTGCATTTGCAGAACTACAACCTGAACCTGAACTACCACGTGAGCCCTGCGTTCGTTCTCGGCGCGGCGTATGCCTTCACCGACGGCAAATACGATGTGATCAACACGAGCCCCAAATGGCATCAGGTCAATCTGCAAGCCGACTATTTCCTGTCGAAACGCACCGACGTCGCGCTGACGGTGATCGCGCAGCAAGCCGCTGGCGACGCGCAACACGCGCAGATCTTCGCCTATGCGCAATCCACCGGCATCCGCCAGATGATCGCGACGGTCGGCATGCGCCACGTGTTCTGACGATGATGAACGCCTTCGATCCAACGCAGGACCGGCGCGCGTTTCTGCGCACGGCCATGGGACTGGCAGCAAGTGCATCGGCGTGGCCGATGCTGGCCGCCGCATCAAGTGGTGCCGAAGCGGCTGACGCGGCCAGCGGCACGCCCTCTTCGAGCGCGCCCGCTTTGCAAAGCGGCGCGCGCCGCAGCGTGATCATCGATTGCGATCCGGGTCAGGACGACGCGATTGCGATCCTGTTCGCCCTCGGCGCGAGCGACCGGCTCGACGTGCGCGCGATCACGACGGTTGCGGGCAACGTGCCGCTCAACCTCACCGAACGCAATGCGCGCATCGTGCGTGACTGGGCCGAGCGTAGGCAGTCGCTGCCGGTCTATGCCGGCTGCCCGCGCCCGCTGACGCGCGAACTGATCACGGCCGCCAACGTGCACGGCAAGACCGGTCTCGAAGGCGTGCCGCTGCACGAACCGCTTGCGCCTCTCGCGCCGCAGCACGCGGTCGCGTTCCTGATCGACACTTTGCGCGCGGCGCCGTCACATAGCGTGACGCTGTGCGCGCTCGGGCCGTTGACCAACCTCGCCACCGCGTTCACCGAAGCGCCGGAGATCCGCAACGGCATCCGCGAAATCGTGCTGATGGGGGGCGCTTTCTTCGAACGCGGCAACATCACGCCCGCGGCCGAATTCAATATCTACGTCGACCCGCAGGCCGCGCAAGTCGTGTTTGCGAGCGGTGTGCCGATCGTGGTGCTGCCGCGCGACGTCGCCGTCAAAGCGCCGATCACGCCGGCCCGGATCGCGCCGATTCGCGCGCTCGGCAATCGCTGCGGCACCATGGCCGCCGACATCATGGCCGCGGAAGTCGCGTATCAGAAGGGACGCCGGGGCGTCGAAGAAGCGCCGATGTACGATCCTTGCGCGACCGGCTACCTGATCGAGCCGTCCCTGTTCAAAGGACGCGAAGTCAACGTGACGATCGAGACAGTCGGCGAATGGACGCTCGGTGAAACCGTGGTGGACTGGAGCGGACATAGCGGCCGCAAGCCGAACGCAACCTGGATCACCGAAGTCGACGCGGACGGTTTTTATGCCGCCTTGCGCGCTCGGCTCGCCACGCTGCCGTGATCAGGCAAACCCGTGAGTGAGTCGATGAAAGGCTCGAGAACGCTCATGCAAACAGCGCGCGTTGCGTCAGATATGCGCGGCGAGCCACTCGCGGCAAGCGCGCACGTGCGGGCCGCGGTCGTCGCCGTCGAGCGAAATCAGTGCGATCGAACGGGTGACGCGCGGCTTGTCGAGGCGCAACGCGACCAGTTCCGTGTCGTGGAGATGCATGGTGTAGAGACTGGGCAGCACCGCGATCGCCAGACGGTGGCGCACAAGTTCGTACAAAGGCTCCGTGTACTCGACGCGGTAGGCGACCGTCAGTTGCAGACCTTCGGCCCCGCCGGTGCGCTGCAACGCGTCGCTGACACTGCCGCGCACGAACACCGCCAGATCGCGGCCCACCAGCTTCGCCCATGCGAGACTCCGTTTCTGCGCGAGCGGATCGTCGCGCCGCACGACCACCACGATCTGATCCTCGAACAGGTCCTGGTAGCGCAACGCGGCGTCGCCGTCGCTGTCCGCCGCGCTCGCATCGGGCTCGTGCACGCCCACGCCGAAATCAGCCGCGCCCTGGCGCACGGCATCGATCAAGGCGGTGTTCGGCATATCGTTCAGCGTGAAGCGCAGCGAGGGTTGTTGTGCGCGCAACGAGGCGAGCGCGGGCAACAGGCGCGCCGCAGCCGACGGAATCAGTCCGATGCGCACCGTCTGCACCCGTTCGGCAAAAGTGCTCGCCATATCGTCGAAGGTGCCGCGCGCCTGATTGAGCAGGCGCTCGGCGAGCGGCAACACGCTGGCGCCCGCATGGGTGAGCGTCAGGCGATGCGCGGAGCGCGCGAACAGCGGGCCGCCGAGCAGGAACTCGATCTGCCGGATCGCCGCGGTCAGCGCAGGTTGCGTCAGGGCG includes the following:
- a CDS encoding porin, with the protein product MKLLKFAPLAIAGALSSAAHAQSSVTLYGLISAGVGYATNQGGKNAWQALSGTNQNPRWGLKGVEDLGGGTTAIFQLENGFNVMTGTASQNGREFGRQAFVGLASKKFGTLTFGRQYDTVHDYVGPVIIASNGVNIGDNDNGYNDIRVQNAVKYVTPNYRGLKATAEYGFSNATGFANNNAYSFGAGYENGPLKWSVVYAQYNNPFSATNQDGAISNDYASSLLIFAKSALHPAAYASKQRIFGTGGFYTVGPAQFAALFTDVRYDYLDGSHLHLQNYNLNLNYHVSPAFVLGAAYAFTDGKYDVINTSPKWHQVNLQADYFLSKRTDVALTVIAQQAAGDAQHAQIFAYAQSTGIRQMIATVGMRHVF
- a CDS encoding LysR family transcriptional regulator, giving the protein MTDRSSLLPALTLRQIQYFVTLAHARSFTQAAQSLALTQPALTAAIRQIEFLLGGPLFARSAHRLTLTHAGASVLPLAERLLNQARGTFDDMASTFAERVQTVRIGLIPSAAARLLPALASLRAQQPSLRFTLNDMPNTALIDAVRQGAADFGVGVHEPDASAADSDGDAALRYQDLFEDQIVVVVRRDDPLAQKRSLAWAKLVGRDLAVFVRGSVSDALQRTGGAEGLQLTVAYRVEYTEPLYELVRHRLAIAVLPSLYTMHLHDTELVALRLDKPRVTRSIALISLDGDDRGPHVRACREWLAAHI
- a CDS encoding nucleoside hydrolase; translated protein: MMNAFDPTQDRRAFLRTAMGLAASASAWPMLAAASSGAEAADAASGTPSSSAPALQSGARRSVIIDCDPGQDDAIAILFALGASDRLDVRAITTVAGNVPLNLTERNARIVRDWAERRQSLPVYAGCPRPLTRELITAANVHGKTGLEGVPLHEPLAPLAPQHAVAFLIDTLRAAPSHSVTLCALGPLTNLATAFTEAPEIRNGIREIVLMGGAFFERGNITPAAEFNIYVDPQAAQVVFASGVPIVVLPRDVAVKAPITPARIAPIRALGNRCGTMAADIMAAEVAYQKGRRGVEEAPMYDPCATGYLIEPSLFKGREVNVTIETVGEWTLGETVVDWSGHSGRKPNATWITEVDADGFYAALRARLATLP